In the Sarcophilus harrisii chromosome 1, mSarHar1.11, whole genome shotgun sequence genome, one interval contains:
- the LOC105749557 gene encoding LOW QUALITY PROTEIN: uncharacterized protein LOC105749557 (The sequence of the model RefSeq protein was modified relative to this genomic sequence to represent the inferred CDS: inserted 3 bases in 2 codons), protein MEKRGAGKGGEVKRAGVGDAEQIPSHQSHQSSGTPGRTGSEGLSPPERSALRGERGWQRGQGNKAWTRRTLESCQSAPSDLRSSAIAYCRTEMENKPQERRKXFSPSPAGAGKGKVCGSGGAKRRARXPAALSAGTDNLRVRTPALGRPADPGSHSPIQSTTERGVLRFPIPQELSNLPSLLRSPNPGSSGCLSPSPHPNPIHFCIKPSYPTRDATTKRALGCRGTKRRGLVPILHSCGLSPTEFIGVFQNGQAPSLHHGVEGKWEEDEVI, encoded by the exons ATGGAGAAGAGGGGGGCGGGGAAGGGCGGAGAAGTGAAGAGAGCTGGGGTGGGAGATGCAGAACAAATTCCTTCCCACCAGAGTCACCAGTCTTCGGGGACTCCTGGGCGTACAGGCTCCGAGGGTCTTAGTCCTCCAGAAAGGTCTGCCCTTCGAGGAGAGAGAGG GTGGCAGCGCGGGCAAGGCAACAAAGCATGGAC GCGACGAACTCTAGAGAGTTGCCAGTCTGCTCCTTCTGACCTCAGGTCCTCGGCCATCGCATATTGTCGCACAGAGATGGAAAACAAAcctcaggaaagaaggaa ctttTCCCCTAGCCCAGCCGGTGCGGGAAAGGGGAAGGTGTGCGGCAGCGGTGGCGCGAAACGGAGAGCTA GACCCGCAGCCCTGAGCGCGGGGACCGATAACTTGCGGGTTCGGACGCCTGCCCTCGGTAGACCTGCAGACCCTGGATCACATAGCCCCATTCAAAGTACAACGGAGAGAGGCGTCCTTAGGTTCCCAATACCCCAAGAGCTATCTAATCTTCCTTCTTTGCTGCGGAGTCCAAACCCCGGCAGTTCGGGatgtctctccccctccccccaccccaacccgATCCATTTCTGTATAAAACCAAGTTATCCTACAAGGGATGCAACCACCAAGAGGGCCTTGGGATGTAGGGGAACGAAGAGAAGGGGGCTGGTTCCTATTTTGCATTCGTGTGGACTGTCTCCTACGGAGTTTATAGGAGTCTTTCAAAATGGTCAGGCTCCCTCTCTTCATCACGGGGTTGAGGGAAAGTGGGAGGAAGATGAGGTTATTTAA